Genomic segment of Myxococcus stipitatus:
CTTGAGCCCTTCGGCCGGACGCTCCAGGCCCTCAATCTCCAGGCCCGCGGCGGTCAACTTGCGCGCCAGCTCGTCCACCGACGGCGGCAGCGCCACGTAATCACCGAGCCACTTCACTGAAATCTTCACAGGTCCACCCTCTTGCTCACTCGGGACGAAGACAGGAGCACGGGGCCGCGCCCCCCCCACGGGCGGCATGCGGGCCTCCGCGCTCCGCAGGACTCAGAACTGCTCGAGGAACCGCGAGTCGTTCTCGAACATCATCCGCAGGTCGTCGATGCGGTAGCGCAGCATGGCGATGCGCTCCACGCCCATGCCGAACGCGTAGCCCGTCACCTCACCCGGGTCATACCCCGCCGAGGTGAACACGTTGGGGTGCACCATCCCGCTGCCCAGCACCTCCAGCCACCCCGTCTGCTTGCACACGCGGCAGCCCTTGCCGCCGCACGAGGTGCAGGAGATGTCCACCTCGGCCGACGGCTCGGTGAACGGGAAGAACGACGGGCGGAAGCGCGTGCGCGTGTCCGAGCCGAAGAACGCCTTCACGAACGCATCCAGCGAGCCCTTCAGCTCGGCGAACGTGACGTCCTTGTCCACCAGCAGCCCCTCCACCTGGTGGAACATCGGCGTGTGCGTGATGTCCGAGTCGCGCCGGTACACCCGCCCCGGCATCACCGCGCGGATGGGCGGCTTGCGCTGGAGCATGTAGCGGACCTGGACCGGCGACGTGTGCGTGCGGAGCAGCACGGAGCTGTCCGCCTTCTTCGCGTGGCCCAGCGAGGACTCCTCCACGTAGAACGTGTCCTGCATGTCCCGCGCGGGGTGGTCCTTCGGGAGGTTCAGCGCCTCGAAGTTGAAGTAGTCGAGCTCGATCTCCGGGCCGCTGGCCACGTCGAAGCCCAGCCGGGAGAACGTGCGGACGATGTCCTCCATCGTCCGGGACACCGGGTGCCGACTCCCCGGCGCCACCGTGCGGCCGGGCAGCGTCACGTCCAGCCCAGGGCCCTGGAGCCGAGCCTCCAGCGCCGCGTCCTCCGCGCGCTGGATGGCATCCGAGAGCAACTTCTCCAGCTCCGCCTTGACGGTGTTCGCGACCTCGCCCAGGGCGCGCCGCTCGTCGGGGGGCAGCTTGCCCATGCCGCCGAGGACGCCGGACAGCTCACCCTTCTTGCCCAGATAGCGGACCCGAAGCGCCTCCACCGCGGGGAGATCCGCCGCCTGGGCGATCTCCTGCCGAGCGGCCTCCGCCAACGCCTGCAACCTGTCCCGCATGGCCTTGTCGCCTCCGTTCCACGTTCCCCAGGCCCATGGCCTTCGGGGCAAAAAAAAGGGCCGCCCTGGCGAGGCAGCCCGTTGATTCATGCAGATGGGCGACCCGTGAAGGCCACCCCACCCGCTCTGTCACCGGCCCTCGCGGGCCAGCGTGTCTCAGGCCGCCTTCGCGATGTTGGCGACGGCCGCGAAGCCCGCGGGATCCGCGATGGCCATGTCGGACAGCACCTTGCGGTCCAGGCTGATCTTCGCCTTCGCCAGGCCGGCGATCAGCTTCGAGTAGGACAGACCCACCGTGCGGGCCGCCGCGTTGATGCGGACGATCCACAGGCGACGGAAGTCCCGCTTGCGCTGCATGCGGTCACGGCTGGCGTAGTCCAGCGCGCGCTCCACCGCCTGGTTCGCCCGGCGGTAGCAGTTCTTCCGGCGGCCGCGGAAACCCTTGGCCAGCTTCAAAATACTATTGCGACGGCGACGAGCCTTTACACCCTTCTTGACGCGCATGTGTCACTCACTCCGAACTGCGTAGGTTGTCAGCCCCACACGGCGCAGGCTTCACGCCGCTCCGCCAAGGGCCACGAGGTGTCCGAGTCGAAACTCAGGCCCCGTAGGGGAACATTTCCTTGATGACCTTCTTCGCGTCCATGTCGCGAAGATGGCTGGTGCCGCGGTTGCCGCGCTTCTGCTTCGGCGTCTTGGCGTGGGTGAAGAGGTGCTTGCCAAAGGCCTTGGCGTGCTTGACCTTGCCGCCCTTCTTCACCTGGAAGCGCTTCTTCGCGCCACTGCGGGTCTTCAACTTCGGCATCGTCCTGATTCCTTCCTTACAGCGTGCCGTCAGCTTCGCGGCCTCAGGCGTTGTCATCCCAGGCCACGGCAGGAGCCGGCAGCCTCTATCACTATTTCGTTTCGACTGGAATGGCTACCGCACTCCAGAGGGTACGGACCGATCACCCAACCGTCGCCCCGTGGGGTTGCCCGCCTTCCCGCTCGCCCACCAGACCTACACCCCTACCCATTGAAGGTCCGGCACCATACTTGGGTGCGACAGGGAGTCAAGACCCGTCCGCAAGACACGGGCCAGCCTTGAACCCCTTCGTCACGGAAGCGCCGCCTCCTTGGCCAGCAGGGCCTCGAAGTCGGTGAGCTTCATGCTCTTGAGGTCCTCGCCGCCGTACCGGCGGGGCGCCACGCCCTCGGCGGCGACTTCGTTGTCGCCTACCACCAGCGTGAAGGGAATCTTCTGGAGCTGCGCCTCGCGGATCTTCGCGTTGAGCGTCATGCCGCGCTCGTCGTAGTCCACGCGGAAGCCCTTGGCCCGCAGCGAGTCGCGCACCTTGCGAGCGTAGTCCGCCTGACGATCCGCCACGGTGACGATGACCGCCTGCACGGGGGCCAGCCACGCGGGGAAGGCGCCCGCGAAGTGCTCGATGAGGATGGCCGTGAAGCGCTCGAAGGAGCCGAAGATGGCGCGGTGGAGCACCACGGGGCGGTGCAGCGCGTTGTCCTCGCCCACGTACGACAGGTCGAAGCGCTCCGGCGCGAGGTAGTCCAGCTGCATGGTGCCCAACTGCCACCGACGGCCGATGCTGTCGGACACCGCGAAGTCGATCTTCGGCCCGTAGAACGCGCCATCGCCCGGGGCCAGCTCGTACGCCAGGCCCAGCGACTCCAGCGCGGCCTTGAGGCCCTCCTCGGCGCGATCCCAGAGGGAGTCATCCCCCAGGCGCTGCTCGGGACGCGTGGACAGCTTCACCGCGTAGGTGAGCCCCACCGCCTTGTAGACGTGGTCCAGCAGCTTCACGAAGCGCCGCACCTCATCGGTGATCTGCGCCTCGGTGCAGTAGATGTGCGCGTCGTCCTGCGCGAACTGGCGCACGCGCGTGAGGCCACCCAGCGAGCCCGCGGCCTCGTTGCGGTGGAGCACGTCCTGGGTGTGCAGGCGCAGCGGCAGGTCGCGGTAGCTGTGCTTCTTGAAGCCGTAGAACAGGTGGTGTGACGGGCAGTTCATCGGCTTGAGCGAGAAGTCATGCTCCCCCGACTCGCTGTCGAGCACGAGGAACATGTTCTCCTTGTACTTGCCCCAGTGGCCGCTGGTCTCCCAGAGCCCCTTGTTGAACATCAGGGGCGTCTTGATCTCCACGTAGCCATCGTTCGCCGTCAGACGGCGCATCCAGTCGGAGAGCGTCTGGTAGAACGTCGTGCCCTTTGCGGTCCAGAAGGCGGCACCCGGCGCGTACGGGTGGAAGTGGAAGAGGTCCAGCTCCTTGCCCAGCTTGCGGTGGTCGCGCTTCTTCGCCTCCTCGATGCGCGTCAGGTACTCCTGCAGCGCCTTCTTGTCGAAGAAGGCCGTGCCGTAGACGCGCTGGAGCATCGGGTTGCGGTGGTCGCCGCGCCAGTAGGCTCCGCTGGAGGAGAGGATCTTGATGACGCCGATCTTCCCGGTGCTCGGGGCGTGGGGCCCCAGGCAGAAGTCCACCCAGTCGCCGTGGGTGTAGAGGGTGAGCGTCTTGGCGCCGCGCTCGGCGATGTCCTTGACGATCTCCACCTTGAACTTCTCGCCCTTCTCCTCGAAGAGGCGGATGGCGTCGTCCATGGAGATCTCCGTCCGGACGAACGCCGAGTCCTTCTTCAGCTCGGCGTTGGCCTCGGCCTCGATCTTCTCCAGGTCCTCGGGCGTGAAGGGCTTCTCACGGAAGAAGTCGTAGTAGAAGCCCTCCTCCGTCGCGGGACCGATGGTCACCTGCGTGCCGGGGAAGAGCCGCTGGACGGCGCTCGCCACCACGTGGGCGGCGTCGTGCCGGATGAGCTCCAGGGACTCCGGGCTCTTGGGCGTGAAGATCTGGAGCTTCGCGTCCTCGTCGAGCTTCCGGGCCAGGTCCATGTCCTGACCGTTCACCCGAGCGAACAACGCGGCCTTGGCCAGACCGACGCCGATGCTGTCCCGCACGAAGTCCGCGATGGTGGTGCCCCGGGCGGTCTGCTTCTGACTGCCGTCGGGGAGCGTCACCGTGATCATATCGGACATGCGATACCTCGGAAAAACCGCGGGCGGCAGGGCTCTTGGAAGCCGTGCCGCCCGCTGGAGATCACTTCTACTGTATTGGGTCGTAGTGGGATCGAACCACTGACCCCTACCGTGTCAAGGTAGTGCTCTACCGCTGAGCTAACGACCCGTTGCTGCTGAGGTGCGCGGGGAATAGCAGCGGGCTCCCGCGACTGTCAAGCAAACACGGAGACGCCCTTCGAATCTTCCTCACGAGGCATCCGAGATCAGCGCCCGGACCCTCGCCATCACCGCGTCGAACATGGCCGGCGTCAGCCGCCCCGTCTGCGTGTTCTGCTGGCTCACGTGATAGCAGCCCAACAGCGTCCTCCCTCCCGGGAGCGAGACCTCCGCCCCATGGCCGAACGCCGGGCGCGGTGAACCGAACACCACCCCGCTCCGCTCCAACGACGCCAGGGCCGCGTTCCACCCGATGGCCCCCAGCGCCAGGAGCACCCGGGCCGGAAGCAGCGCCATCTCGCGATCCAGGAACGGGGCGCAGCGGGCTAGCTCCTCCGGCAGCGGCTTGTTGTCCGGAGGCGCACAGCGACCCGCGGCCACGATGAAGGCGTCCTTGAGGGCCAGGCCGTCCTCCCGATGCTCGCTGGTCCCCTGGTTCGCGAAGCCCGCGCGGTGCAGCCCCGCGAAGAGGAAGTCCCCGGAGCGATCTCCAGTGAACATCCGCCCCGTCCGGTTCGCGCCATGTGCCGCGGGCGCCAGCCCCACGATGACCAGCCGCGCTCGGGCGTCTCCGAACCCCGGCACCGGCTTGCCCCAGTAGGTCCACTCCCGGTACGCGCGGCGCTTCACCCGGGCAACTTCCTCGCGCCACTCCACCAGCCGAGGACAGGCCCGGCACGCCACCATCTCCTGATGGAGCTTCTCCAGCTTCGTCACCACGAGCCCCCGTGCGTCGACACTCGCCAGCAGCTCACCGAGGGCCCGCCTCCCCCATGTAGAGGGACGTCCGCTGGTAGCGCTGGATCACCACGCGAAGGACCACCTTGAGGATGGCGGCCACCGGCACGGCCAGGAGGATGCCCACGAAGCCGAACAGCTCGCCGAACGCCAGGATGGCGATGATGACCGCCACCGGCGCGAGCCCTACCTTCTCCCCGACGATGCGCGGGGTGATGACGAAGCCCTCCAGCATCTGGCCGACGACGAAGGTGCCCACCACCATTCCAATCTGCCAGGGCCCCTGCCACGACAGCATCAACCCCACGAGCGACAGGAGGATGCCCACGCCCGTGCCCAGGTACGGGACCATGTTGCCGAACCCGGCAATCACCCCGATGACGATGGCCATGTCGATGCGCGCGGCCGACAACCCCGCCGCGTAGATGACCGACAGCAGCGCGCCCACCGTGAGCTGACCTCGGACGAAGGCGGAGAGCACCTCGTCCACCTCCGCGAAGCGCCGCCCCACCAGCCCCACCGCGCGACGGGGCAACAAGTCCCGCACCCGCCCCATCAGCCGCGGGTAGTCCTGAAGGAAGAAGAAGGCCAGCACAGGCACCACCGCCAACCCCAGCAGCGTCGCCACGAAGCGCGCCGTGTTGCCCGCGAAGGCGGCCAGGAGTCGCGCCGCCGCGGGCCCCGCGCTCTGCACCAGGTCGGACGCCTGCTGCCCCAGCTCCGCGGTGCGCTGCCGCACCAGGTCCGGCACCGAGCGGCCCAGGAGTGCCTCCACCCTCGGCACCACCTGCGTGCTCGCCCGGCGGAAGAAGTCCGGGAGCTTCAGCGCCTCATCGCGGAACACGGGGATGAGGTAGAGCACCGCCCCCGCCAGCAGCAGCGTCCCCGCCGTGAAGACGAGCGTCGTCCCCAGCGTGCGGTCCAGCCCGCGCTTCTCGAGCGACGTCACCATCGGGTTGAAGATGTAGGCCCCCGAGAGCGCCAGCAGCACGGGCACCGCCACGCCGCCGAACACCGCGAGCAGCGCGAAGACCAGCCCCAGCGAGCCGACCATCACACCCGACCA
This window contains:
- the pheS gene encoding phenylalanine--tRNA ligase subunit alpha yields the protein MRDRLQALAEAARQEIAQAADLPAVEALRVRYLGKKGELSGVLGGMGKLPPDERRALGEVANTVKAELEKLLSDAIQRAEDAALEARLQGPGLDVTLPGRTVAPGSRHPVSRTMEDIVRTFSRLGFDVASGPEIELDYFNFEALNLPKDHPARDMQDTFYVEESSLGHAKKADSSVLLRTHTSPVQVRYMLQRKPPIRAVMPGRVYRRDSDITHTPMFHQVEGLLVDKDVTFAELKGSLDAFVKAFFGSDTRTRFRPSFFPFTEPSAEVDISCTSCGGKGCRVCKQTGWLEVLGSGMVHPNVFTSAGYDPGEVTGYAFGMGVERIAMLRYRIDDLRMMFENDSRFLEQF
- the rplT gene encoding 50S ribosomal protein L20; protein product: MRVKKGVKARRRRNSILKLAKGFRGRRKNCYRRANQAVERALDYASRDRMQRKRDFRRLWIVRINAAARTVGLSYSKLIAGLAKAKISLDRKVLSDMAIADPAGFAAVANIAKAA
- the rpmI gene encoding 50S ribosomal protein L35 — protein: MPKLKTRSGAKKRFQVKKGGKVKHAKAFGKHLFTHAKTPKQKRGNRGTSHLRDMDAKKVIKEMFPYGA
- the thrS gene encoding threonine--tRNA ligase is translated as MSDMITVTLPDGSQKQTARGTTIADFVRDSIGVGLAKAALFARVNGQDMDLARKLDEDAKLQIFTPKSPESLELIRHDAAHVVASAVQRLFPGTQVTIGPATEEGFYYDFFREKPFTPEDLEKIEAEANAELKKDSAFVRTEISMDDAIRLFEEKGEKFKVEIVKDIAERGAKTLTLYTHGDWVDFCLGPHAPSTGKIGVIKILSSSGAYWRGDHRNPMLQRVYGTAFFDKKALQEYLTRIEEAKKRDHRKLGKELDLFHFHPYAPGAAFWTAKGTTFYQTLSDWMRRLTANDGYVEIKTPLMFNKGLWETSGHWGKYKENMFLVLDSESGEHDFSLKPMNCPSHHLFYGFKKHSYRDLPLRLHTQDVLHRNEAAGSLGGLTRVRQFAQDDAHIYCTEAQITDEVRRFVKLLDHVYKAVGLTYAVKLSTRPEQRLGDDSLWDRAEEGLKAALESLGLAYELAPGDGAFYGPKIDFAVSDSIGRRWQLGTMQLDYLAPERFDLSYVGEDNALHRPVVLHRAIFGSFERFTAILIEHFAGAFPAWLAPVQAVIVTVADRQADYARKVRDSLRAKGFRVDYDERGMTLNAKIREAQLQKIPFTLVVGDNEVAAEGVAPRRYGGEDLKSMKLTDFEALLAKEAALP
- a CDS encoding uracil-DNA glycosylase, with product MTKLEKLHQEMVACRACPRLVEWREEVARVKRRAYREWTYWGKPVPGFGDARARLVIVGLAPAAHGANRTGRMFTGDRSGDFLFAGLHRAGFANQGTSEHREDGLALKDAFIVAAGRCAPPDNKPLPEELARCAPFLDREMALLPARVLLALGAIGWNAALASLERSGVVFGSPRPAFGHGAEVSLPGGRTLLGCYHVSQQNTQTGRLTPAMFDAVMARVRALISDAS
- a CDS encoding AI-2E family transporter, producing the protein MPPVLQAVKSQGVEPVPEAVAPPVPEGELTELEARRIDLWWSGVMVGSLGLVFALLAVFGGVAVPVLLALSGAYIFNPMVTSLEKRGLDRTLGTTLVFTAGTLLLAGAVLYLIPVFRDEALKLPDFFRRASTQVVPRVEALLGRSVPDLVRQRTAELGQQASDLVQSAGPAAARLLAAFAGNTARFVATLLGLAVVPVLAFFFLQDYPRLMGRVRDLLPRRAVGLVGRRFAEVDEVLSAFVRGQLTVGALLSVIYAAGLSAARIDMAIVIGVIAGFGNMVPYLGTGVGILLSLVGLMLSWQGPWQIGMVVGTFVVGQMLEGFVITPRIVGEKVGLAPVAVIIAILAFGELFGFVGILLAVPVAAILKVVLRVVIQRYQRTSLYMGEAGPR